From the genome of Cryptococcus depauperatus CBS 7841 chromosome 1, complete sequence, one region includes:
- a CDS encoding ATP synthase F1, delta subunit gives MAFISRLLVSRGYATAANAVKAPLQLNSLTGTYATSTYLAALKKSPKDLEALAKDIEAFDKQIKDNPKVAAFIQNPTLSVSERSTALSSFVPSSASPILGNLLMVLSENGRLSSAPKVFADFNSLIAAYRGELEVVVTSAEPLDSKAMSRLDKALKGTDIAKGKTLKVVNKVNPSVLGGLLVDFGDKSIDLSTSSKVNRFNTALAQGV, from the exons ATGGCGTTTATCTCCAGATTACTCGTCTCTAGGGGTTATGCCACTGCAGCCAATGCCGTCAAG GCTCCCCTCCAACTCAACTCACTTACTGGTACCTACGCCACTTCCACCTATCTTGCTGCACTGAAAAAGTCCCCCAAGGACCTCGAAGCCCTTGCAAAAGATATTGAGGCATTTGACAAGCAGATCAAGGATAACCCCAAGGTGGCTGCTTTTATCC AAAACCCCACTCTCTCTGTCTCTGAGAGATCCACCgcgctctcttctttcgtCCCTTCCTCTGCGTCCCCTATCCTTGGCAACCTTCTCATGGTCCTCTCCGAGAACGGCCGTCTCTCCTCGGCCCCCAAAGTCTTTGCTGACTTCAACTCTTTAATTGCTGCGTACAGGGGAGAGCTGGAGGTAGTCGTGACTAGCGCTGAACCCCTCGACTCGAAAGCCATGTCAAGGTTGGATAAGGCTTTGAAGGGAACAGATATTGCCAAGggaaagacattgaaaGTTGTCAACAAG GTCAACCCTTCAGTGCTTGGTGGTCTTTTAGTCGACTTTGGAGATAAGAGCA TCGAtctctcaacctct